A genomic region of Oryza glaberrima chromosome 1, OglaRS2, whole genome shotgun sequence contains the following coding sequences:
- the LOC127763112 gene encoding uncharacterized protein LOC127763112: MANPVVPCPSAAAYGPGGCDGVGCSSSHNVWAHRVRHNGGVYRLYSSCVLLGHRDAFCSVCLDVFPGDAPFQDDFYNHIVSCSCCGVEPVAAAHLACLTDPSYFVCPACAAAAEGRAFTYAPSSGAPHALAERVLLVAARLAHESVARAVAAAREQAERLIREAAAARKRARDMVDVACRVLEAEARDAKEQAAAPPSPVLTKKTTPKNSAANRSSDKPLKINSIQKPALAFAAAAAAAAAAASSTPLSTPSPAGERKPMKRGRGESTSSYWLPMMNSNCDLRQLFFLCTVLIAV, translated from the coding sequence ATGGCGAACCCCGTCGTCCCGtgcccttccgccgccgcctacggCCCCGGCGGCTGCGATGGCGTAGGCTGCTCCTCCAGCCACAACGTCTGGGCTCACCGTGTCCGCCACAACGGCGGCGTCTACCGCCTCTACTCCTCCTGCGTTCTCCTCGGCCACCGCGACGCCTTCTGCTCCGTTTGCCTTGACGTCTTCCCGGGGGACGCGCCCTTCCAAGATGATTTCTATAACCACATCGTCTCATGCTCCTGCTGCGGCGTcgagcccgtcgccgccgcccacctcgccTGCCTCACGGACCCTTCCTACTTCGTGTGCCcagcgtgcgccgccgccgccgagggcagGGCCTTCACTTACGCCCCCTCGAGCGGTGCCCCGCACGCGCTGGCGGAGCGCGTGCTCCTCGtcgcggcgcggctcgcgcACGAGTCCGTCGCCCgtgccgtggcggcggcgcgcgagcaGGCGGAGCGCCTGATccgggaggcggccgccgccaggAAGCGCGCGCGCGACATGGTAGACGTGGCCTGCCGCGTCCTGGAGGCGGAAGCCAGGGACGCCAAAGAGCAGGCCGCGGCGCCCCCCTCACCCGTGCTGACGAAGAAGACGACCCCGAAGAACAGCGCAGCAAACAGGAGCAGCGACAAGCCTCTCAAGATCAATTCAATACAGAAGCCGGCGCTGGCGTTCGCCGCAGCggcagccgcggccgccgccgcggccagctCAACGCCAttgtcgacgccgtcgcccgcggGGGAAAGGAAGCCAATGAAACGGGGAAGAGGTGAGTCAACAAGTAGTTATTGGCTGCCGATGATGAACAGCAATTGTGATTTGAgacaactattttttctctgtACAGTACTAATTGCCGTGTAA
- the LOC127762991 gene encoding uncharacterized protein LOC127762991, whose protein sequence is MEHSLHLFDGAAPKFRRDERMAAPPREATWVILACVPSVSSSDGDFEAGDHLAFDWRDPPGVSLLTLRQSDSVFVSPAPRDFCPDRDDHPYVVAVDSAGGLLLRGARRSAHDFGPGVALGFDPAPSCANDGGYILCHATLRMAYLYPPCSDEYRLLYAGNIGMIRRTAADGDHPIRLLAELQIESGNGIHRATLLRYSQELGLGGWASTKVNYPPGRRSWCGDGVIVHAGMLWWVDLSFGLLTCDAFAAKPDMRFVPLPEGCKLPYSSDADHAKHRCVNVSDGELAFVQIHDYDTAAGRGAPSTIMISMWTLQQSDAGEESVWSLRHRVRVDEIWDHVTYRKTMMPRRVPVLALLHPKELGVVFFFQITSRNSWMFAVDLVTRIVLECKILLSPRPRLGAATFDLPRRG, encoded by the coding sequence ATGGAGCATAGCCTGCACCTGttcgacggcgcggcgcccAAGTTCCGGCGGGACGAgaggatggcggcgccgccgcgggaggcCACGTGGGTGATCCTGGCCTGCGTCCCGAGCGTGTCCTCTTCCGACGGCGACTTCGAGGCCGGCGACCACCTCGCCTTCGACTGGCGCGACCCGCCGGGCGTCTCCCTCCTCACCTTGCGCCAGAGCGACTCTGTCTTTGTCTCCCCCGCGCCTCGGGATTTCTGCCCCGACCGCGACGACCACCCctacgtcgtcgccgtcgactccGCCGGCGGACTCCTGCTCCGCGGCGCCAGGAGGAGCGCCCACGATTTCGGCCCCGGCGTCGCGCTCGGATTCGACCCTGCACCGAGCTGCGCCAACGACGGCGGCTACATCCTCTGCCACGCTACGCTCCGCATGGCCTACCTCTACCCGCCCTGCTCCGACGAGTACCGGCTCCTCTACGCCGGGAACATCGGCATGATCCGCAGAACGGCAGCGGATGGCGACCACCCGATCCGCTTGTTGGCCGAGCTCCAGATAGAGTCCGGCAATGGCATCCACCGCGCCACCCTACTACGCTACTCCCAGGAGCTCGGACTCGGAGGGTGGGCTTCAACGAAGGTCAACTACCCGCCAGGCCGCCGGTCGtggtgcggcgacggcgtcaTCGTCCACGCCGGGATGCTCTGGTGGGTGGACCTCTCCTTCGGCCTCCTCACCTGCGACGCGTTCGCCGCGAAGCCAGACATGCGCTTCGTGCCGCTCCCTGAGGGATGCAAGCTACCGTACTCCAGCGACGCAGACCACGCCAAGCACCGGTGCGTGAACGTGAGCGACGGCGAGCTGGCGTTCGTGCAGATCCACGACTacgacaccgccgccggccgcggcgcgccaTCGACGATCATGATCAGCATGTGGACGCTGCAGCAGTCTGATGCGGGGGAGGAGTCGGTTTGGTCGCTCCGCCATCGGGTGCGCGTCGACGAGATCTGGGACCACGTGACATACCGGAAGACCATGATGCCGCGGCGCGTTCCGGTGCTCGCGCTCCTCCACCCCAAGGAGCTCGGCGTGGTGTTCTTCTTCCAGATCACCTCGCGGAACTCGTGGATGTTCGCCGTCGACCTGGTCACCAGAATCGTGCTCGAGTGCAAGATACTCCTCTCGCCACGTCCGCGCTTGGGAGCTGCCACATTCGATCTGCCGCGGAGAGGATGA
- the LOC127759828 gene encoding uncharacterized protein LOC127759828, which translates to MEHSPHLFDGAAPKFRRDERMAAPPREATWVILACVPSVSSSDSDFEAGDHLAFDWRDPPGVSLLTLRQSDSVPVSPAPRDFCPDRDDHPYVVAVDSAGGLLLRGARRSAHDFGPGVALGFDPAPSCANDGGYILCHATLRMAYLYPPCSDEYRLFCAGNVGMIRRTADRDHPIRLLAELQIESGNGIHRATLLRYSHELGGWASTKVNYPPGRRSWCGDGVIVHAGMLWWVDLSFGLLTCDVFAAKPDMRFVPLPEGCKLPYSSDADHAKHRCVNVSDGELAFVQIHDDDDAAGRGAPSTIMISMWTLQQSDAGEESVWSLRHRVRVDEIWDHITYRKTMMPRRVPVLALLHPKELGVVFFFQITSRNSWMFAVDLVTRIVLECKKYKMPQLPTMYHSSRHVRAWELPHSICRGEDDETDGTYAALFFTSLLYLIAAC; encoded by the coding sequence ATGGAGCATAGCCCGCACCTGTTCGACGGCGCGGCACCCAAGTTCCGGCGGGACGAgaggatggcggcgccgccgcgggaggcCACGTGGGTGATCCTGGCCTGCGTCCCGAGCGTGTCCTCTTCCGACAGCGACTTCGAGGCCGGCGACCACCTTGCCTTCGACTGGCGCGACCCGCCGGGCGTCTCCCTCCTCACCTTGCGCCAGAGCGACTCTGTCCCTGTCTCCCCCGCGCCTCGGGATTTCTGCCCCGACCGCGACGACCACCCctacgtcgtcgccgtcgactccGCCGGCGGACTCCTGCTCCGCGGCGCCAGGAGGAGCGCCCACGATTTCGGCCCCGGCGTCGCGCTCGGATTCGACCCTGCACCGAGCTGCGCCAACGACGGCGGCTACATCCTCTGCCACGCTACGCTCCGCATGGCCTACCTCTACCCGCCCTGCTCCGACGAGTACCGGCTCTTCTGCGCCGGGAACGTCGGCATGATCCGCAGAACGGCGGATCGCGACCACCCGATCCGCTTGTTGGCCGAGCTCCAGATAGAGTCCGGCAATGGCATCCACCGCGCCACCCTACTACGCTACTCCCATGAGCTCGGAGGGTGGGCTTCAACAAAGGTCAACTACCCGCCAGGCCGCCGGTCGtggtgcggcgacggcgtcaTCGTCCACGCCGGGATGCTCTGGTGGGTGGACCTCTCCTTCGGCCTCCTCACCTGCGACGTGTTCGCCGCGAAGCCAGACATGCGCTTCGTGCCGCTCCCTGAGGGATGCAAGCTACCGTACTCCAGCGACGCGGACCACGCCAAGCACCGGTGCGTGAACGTGAGCGACGGCGAGCTGGCGTTCGTGCAGatccacgacgacgacgacgccgccggccgcggcgcgccaTCGACGATCATGATCAGCATGTGGACGCTGCAGCAGTCTGATGCGGGGGAGGAGTCGGTTTGGTCGCTCCGCCACCGGGTGCGCGTCGACGAGATCTGGGACCACATAACATACCGGAAGACCATGATGCCGCGGCGCGTTCCGGTGCTCGCGCTCCTCCACCCCAAGGAGCTCGGCGTGGTGTTCTTCTTCCAGATCACCTCGCGGAACTCGTGGATGTTCGCCGTCGACCTGGTCACCAGAATCGTGCTCGAGTGCAAGAAGTACAAGATGCCCCAGCTGCCGACGATGTACCACTCCTCTCGCCACGTCCGCGCTTGGGAGCTGCCACATTCGATCTGCCGCGGAGAGGATGATGAGACAGATGGTACGTACGCTGCGCTGTTCTTCACTTCTTTGCTCTATCTCATCGCTGCATGCTGA